In Candidatus Saccharibacteria bacterium oral taxon 488, a single window of DNA contains:
- a CDS encoding YebC/PmpR family DNA-binding transcriptional regulator has product MAGHSKWATTHRQKAIVDAKRGAIFTKLGNQIAIAARGGTDPTLNASLAMAIEKAKAANMPSANIQRAIDRVADKSAAALEEITYEGYGPGGVGIIIETATDNRNRTLPEVKTALVKNGGRIADAGSVAFQFTRKGVITVEGTGEELLLQVLDAGAEDAVEEDGEIIVYTELKDLASVRNQLVEQGLKVKDAELRYIANTPVEIADSETAQKLMKVVDALDDLDDVVNVHTNADITAE; this is encoded by the coding sequence ATGGCAGGACACAGTAAATGGGCGACCACGCACCGGCAGAAAGCGATTGTTGATGCGAAGCGTGGCGCGATTTTCACCAAGTTGGGTAACCAAATTGCGATCGCTGCGCGCGGCGGCACTGATCCGACACTAAATGCAAGTTTGGCAATGGCCATCGAGAAAGCCAAGGCCGCTAACATGCCAAGCGCCAACATCCAGCGGGCGATTGACCGCGTGGCGGATAAAAGCGCGGCGGCACTGGAAGAAATTACCTATGAAGGTTACGGCCCGGGCGGTGTCGGCATCATCATCGAGACAGCGACCGACAATCGCAACCGCACCTTGCCGGAAGTGAAAACCGCGCTAGTGAAGAACGGCGGGCGCATCGCTGACGCTGGCAGCGTGGCGTTTCAGTTTACTCGTAAGGGTGTGATCACCGTGGAAGGCACGGGCGAAGAATTGCTCCTGCAAGTGCTGGATGCTGGTGCCGAAGATGCGGTCGAGGAGGACGGCGAGATCATTGTTTACACGGAGTTGAAAGATTTGGCGAGTGTCAGAAATCAGTTGGTTGAGCAGGGCTTGAAGGTAAAAGACGCCGAGCTGCGCTACATCGCTAATACGCCGGTCGAGATTGCCGATTCGGAAACCGCGCAGAAATTGATGAAGGTGGTTGATGCGCTGGACGACCTGGACGACGTGGTGAATGTGCATACTAATGCC
- a CDS encoding ComEC family competence protein has protein sequence MKSLGLTQRLHVSWLLAAAGVGIVIGVISVMRAPYGLFAGWMWLGAGMVLALASLVGARRWLIIVALVGGVLVGLWRGSVGQIGLEHYQTLIGQTVRLSGRVLEDPDVDKKGQTVLRLGDIVSNDRRLPGSVWVVTRHSQAIKRSDVVTVRGVLSDGFGAFAARMSRGTVERVTREQPGDVAVGVRDWFAERVRRYVPESEAALGLGFLMGLRRALPLELMTALQVAGLTHVIVASGYNLTILVRLARRLFIKVSKYLAALSAGVMIIGFMAMTGLSPSMSRAGLVAGLSLAAWYYGRTIHPLVLLPVAAAMTLLINPQFGWNDLGWQLSFAAFSGVIILAPLLQRYFFGAKPPGVIRQIIGETVSAQIMTWSLLVASFGVISNVALIANVLILPLVPLAMLLTFVVGVCADVSVVAGLVAAPTTWLLQYMVGVATWLAGLDWAQLEANLSWLWVIITYLIIVGAMWWMRRQTGLRLRESNVVE, from the coding sequence ATGAAGTCTCTCGGCCTCACCCAGCGTTTGCATGTGTCGTGGCTGTTGGCGGCGGCTGGTGTCGGCATCGTCATCGGTGTTATCAGCGTGATGCGAGCGCCGTACGGGCTGTTTGCTGGTTGGATGTGGTTGGGGGCGGGAATGGTATTGGCCCTAGCGTCGCTCGTTGGGGCGCGGCGCTGGCTGATCATAGTGGCTCTAGTCGGTGGGGTGCTGGTTGGGCTGTGGCGAGGCAGTGTGGGGCAGATTGGCCTGGAGCACTATCAAACGCTGATCGGCCAAACGGTGCGGCTGAGCGGGCGGGTGCTGGAAGATCCTGATGTTGATAAAAAGGGGCAGACAGTGCTGCGGTTGGGTGACATCGTGAGTAACGATCGGCGGCTGCCTGGCAGTGTCTGGGTAGTGACGAGACATAGCCAGGCGATTAAACGCAGCGACGTGGTCACCGTGCGGGGTGTGCTGAGCGATGGGTTTGGGGCGTTTGCGGCGCGGATGTCCAGGGGAACGGTCGAGCGAGTGACGCGCGAGCAACCGGGCGATGTGGCGGTGGGCGTCCGGGATTGGTTCGCGGAGCGGGTACGACGGTACGTGCCGGAGTCGGAGGCGGCACTGGGCCTCGGGTTCTTGATGGGTTTACGGCGGGCATTGCCGCTGGAATTGATGACGGCGCTGCAGGTTGCGGGTTTGACGCACGTTATCGTGGCCAGCGGCTATAACCTGACGATTTTGGTGCGGCTGGCGCGGCGACTGTTCATCAAAGTGTCGAAATATCTGGCAGCACTGAGCGCTGGTGTGATGATCATTGGCTTTATGGCGATGACCGGCCTCAGTCCGAGCATGTCGCGGGCCGGGCTGGTGGCGGGCCTCAGCCTAGCCGCGTGGTATTATGGCCGGACGATTCATCCGTTGGTGCTGCTACCGGTCGCTGCGGCGATGACGCTACTTATCAATCCGCAGTTTGGCTGGAACGACCTTGGTTGGCAATTGAGCTTCGCGGCGTTTAGTGGGGTGATTATCCTGGCGCCGCTACTGCAGCGATACTTTTTTGGTGCGAAGCCGCCCGGGGTGATCCGGCAGATTATCGGCGAGACGGTGTCGGCCCAGATCATGACGTGGTCGCTCTTGGTGGCGTCATTTGGCGTGATCAGTAACGTGGCGCTGATCGCGAATGTGCTCATTTTGCCATTGGTGCCGCTGGCGATGCTGCTGACCTTTGTGGTTGGTGTGTGCGCGGATGTGTCGGTGGTGGCTGGACTCGTCGCCGCGCCGACGACGTGGCTGCTCCAGTATATGGTCGGCGTCGCCACGTGGCTGGCGGGGCTGGACTGGGCGCAGCTAGAGGCGAATTTGAGCTGGCTGTGGGTAATCATTACCTACCTTATCATTGTCGGGGCAATGTGGTGGATGCGGCGACAGACCGGGCTGCGGCTGCGTGAGAGTAATGTGGTTGAGTAG
- a CDS encoding DUF192 domain-containing protein, translating into MNAKSVSIVQRIIVWVIVLGVLTGIGYGVWAVARQMNKTYTTVDIGKGTFRVEVADTDETRARGLGGRQELGKSEGMLFVAEKDGDIPIWMKDMRVPIDIIWLDAKKKVVHVKRDVWPDNEPHEVYHTPVPARYVLELSAGSAKEHGIKPGVTARFSAGAQR; encoded by the coding sequence ATGAATGCGAAGTCGGTGTCGATAGTGCAGCGGATCATCGTTTGGGTGATCGTGCTCGGCGTGTTGACCGGGATCGGCTACGGCGTATGGGCGGTGGCGCGCCAGATGAATAAAACGTACACGACTGTTGATATTGGTAAGGGTACATTTCGAGTAGAGGTCGCTGATACGGACGAGACGCGGGCGCGGGGCTTGGGCGGTCGGCAGGAGCTGGGTAAGAGCGAGGGGATGTTGTTCGTGGCCGAGAAAGACGGTGATATACCAATTTGGATGAAGGATATGCGCGTCCCGATTGATATTATCTGGCTAGATGCCAAGAAAAAGGTCGTGCACGTCAAGCGTGATGTCTGGCCTGACAATGAGCCGCATGAGGTATATCACACGCCAGTTCCGGCGCGGTACGTGTTAGAGCTGTCGGCGGGTAGTGCCAAGGAGCATGGTATCAAGCCGGGCGTCACTGCGCGGTTTAGTGCGGGGGCGCAGCGATGA
- a CDS encoding RimK family alpha-L-glutamate ligase, translated as MNIAILSNGNINYSTLRLREEAEKRGHQIKVIKYKNCYVSIDERHPKVIYRGREIGNFDVFIPRIASYMTRYGTAVVRQLEMANPQAFFMNRSIAISRSRDKLRSVQLLARAGVSIPKTVFSRNETDIDVLLDEIGGTPAIIKLARGTHGNGVVLAETIKAAKSVMQAFYLSDSDGTNVLLQEFIKESAGTDIRAFVVGSQVVASMKRQSLDDDFRSNLHKGGEGTVVKLTPDEQKMCVKAAKAMGLVVAGVDFMRSNRGALVLEVNASPGFGIEKVTGRNVAGRIIDYINRNAKRGNKKDKVGA; from the coding sequence ATGAATATTGCGATTCTATCTAACGGTAACATCAACTACTCCACCCTCCGCCTCAGAGAAGAGGCCGAAAAACGTGGCCATCAAATTAAAGTTATCAAGTATAAAAATTGTTATGTGTCAATTGATGAGCGGCATCCAAAGGTTATTTATCGCGGCAGGGAAATCGGTAACTTTGACGTGTTCATTCCGCGGATTGCTAGCTATATGACGCGCTACGGGACGGCAGTGGTGCGGCAGCTGGAGATGGCGAATCCACAGGCATTTTTTATGAATCGGTCTATCGCCATCAGTCGTTCGCGCGATAAACTACGATCGGTGCAGCTGCTGGCCCGGGCTGGGGTGTCGATCCCAAAGACGGTGTTCTCGCGCAATGAAACGGATATCGATGTACTGCTGGATGAGATTGGCGGTACGCCGGCGATCATCAAGTTGGCGCGCGGGACACATGGCAATGGTGTGGTACTGGCGGAGACAATTAAAGCCGCTAAGTCGGTTATGCAAGCGTTTTACCTCAGTGATTCTGACGGCACAAACGTGCTATTACAGGAATTTATCAAGGAGTCGGCCGGCACCGATATTCGGGCATTTGTGGTCGGTAGTCAAGTGGTGGCTAGTATGAAGCGGCAGAGTTTGGATGATGATTTTCGCAGCAATTTGCACAAAGGCGGCGAGGGGACGGTCGTTAAGTTGACGCCGGACGAGCAAAAAATGTGCGTCAAGGCCGCCAAGGCGATGGGCTTGGTGGTAGCCGGCGTTGATTTTATGCGCTCGAACCGCGGCGCGCTGGTGCTGGAGGTGAACGCCAGTCCAGGATTTGGCATCGAAAAAGTCACGGGCCGCAATGTAGCTGGTCGGATTATTGATTATATTAATCGCAACGCCAAGCGTGGCAACAAAAAAGATAAAGTCGGCGCCTGA